The following proteins are encoded in a genomic region of Chitinivibrionia bacterium:
- a CDS encoding Hsp33 family molecular chaperone HslO, producing the protein MADKLIKAISESGTIRAYVAITTDTVNSAYKIQEPAALSGIILGNVLTAAGLCAATLKGEDERLSLLFRGNGVIGKAVAEATANGKIRGYTANPKTEFVADKDVITQINEAIGVASLLTVSKDLGLKEPYSGTINCETGNIAADIAYYFTQSEQIPTALAISTIPNADNSAVEVSGGYLIQQIPQDGGNGAKEQLELEQVAEAAQNFSINSMLLEKKSPQDITDKIFSGVKYKILEVNDLLFECTCSRDAAMNALSVLDDKTRAEMLEKNEDLEIKCEFCQMLYYISLHEDAKE; encoded by the coding sequence ATGGCTGATAAATTGATAAAGGCGATTTCGGAGTCGGGGACTATTAGGGCTTATGTTGCAATTACCACCGATACCGTAAACAGCGCTTATAAAATTCAGGAGCCTGCCGCGCTTTCGGGGATAATTCTCGGAAACGTGCTTACTGCGGCAGGGCTTTGTGCGGCGACGCTCAAAGGAGAAGATGAGCGGCTTTCGCTTTTGTTTCGGGGAAACGGAGTTATCGGAAAGGCAGTGGCGGAAGCGACGGCAAACGGAAAAATTCGAGGATATACAGCTAATCCGAAAACCGAATTTGTGGCGGATAAAGATGTGATAACGCAGATAAACGAGGCGATAGGAGTGGCGTCTTTACTTACGGTGAGCAAGGATTTGGGGCTAAAAGAGCCATATTCGGGAACTATAAACTGCGAAACGGGCAACATTGCGGCGGATATTGCTTATTATTTTACGCAATCGGAGCAAATCCCGACAGCATTGGCGATTTCGACTATTCCTAATGCCGACAACAGCGCGGTCGAGGTTTCGGGCGGATATTTGATACAACAGATACCGCAAGACGGAGGAAACGGCGCAAAAGAGCAATTAGAACTCGAACAAGTTGCCGAGGCGGCGCAAAATTTTTCAATAAATTCTATGCTTCTCGAAAAAAAATCGCCGCAAGACATAACAGATAAAATATTTTCGGGTGTAAAATATAAGATTTTAGAAGTCAATGATTTGCTTTTTGAATGCACTTGCAGCAGGGACGCCGCAATGAACGCCCTGAGTGTTTTGGATGACAAAACAAGAGCGGAAATGTTGGAGAAAAACGAAGATTTAGAAATTAAATGTGAATTTTGCCAAATGTTGTATTATATTTCTCTACACGAGGATGCAAAAGAGTAA
- a CDS encoding flagellin, translating into MRINNNISSMHTQGALFMNNRAVGKDLEKLSTGLRINRASDDAAGLAISEGLRTQVRGQQQAKRNALDGISALNIAEGAMNEIHNILQRMRELAVQAANTTYSDTERGYSQLEFDALTEEIERIIDNTEFNGITLFCDGDGGDTFFNGNDLQVGANDSADNQIKVDYGDVTAEGLGVDDLAGVATQDEAVETIGELDTAIENLSKSRAEIGALVNRLESTVNNLTTSIVNQQAAESQIRDVDFALQASKFTTNQILTQSATSMLAQANASTQGVLSLLR; encoded by the coding sequence ATGCGTATTAACAACAACATTTCATCAATGCATACACAGGGTGCATTATTTATGAACAACAGAGCGGTAGGTAAAGACCTTGAGAAGTTGTCAACCGGTCTCAGAATTAACAGAGCAAGCGACGACGCGGCAGGCTTAGCGATTTCGGAAGGCTTGCGTACTCAAGTCAGAGGACAACAGCAGGCAAAAAGAAATGCGCTTGACGGTATAAGCGCACTTAACATTGCAGAAGGCGCAATGAACGAAATCCATAATATTTTGCAGAGAATGAGAGAGCTTGCAGTTCAGGCGGCAAACACGACTTACAGCGATACCGAACGTGGTTATTCGCAGTTAGAATTTGATGCGTTGACGGAAGAGATTGAGAGAATTATCGATAATACCGAATTTAACGGTATAACTCTTTTCTGCGACGGCGATGGTGGAGATACCTTCTTTAACGGTAATGATTTGCAAGTTGGCGCAAACGATAGTGCTGACAACCAAATTAAAGTGGATTATGGTGATGTAACAGCAGAAGGATTAGGGGTTGATGACTTAGCCGGAGTTGCTACACAAGATGAAGCCGTTGAAACGATTGGTGAGTTGGACACTGCAATAGAAAATTTGAGTAAATCGCGTGCGGAAATCGGTGCTTTGGTAAATCGTTTGGAAAGCACAGTTAACAACCTTACGACGTCGATTGTCAACCAGCAGGCGGCGGAAAGTCAAATCAGAGACGTGGACTTTGCGCTTCAAGCATCGAAATTCACCACAAATCAGATTCTTACACAATCTGCAACGTCGATGTTGGCTCAGGCGAACGCTTCTACTCAAGGAGTATTGTCGCTTCTTCGTTAA
- a CDS encoding copper resistance protein NlpE codes for MQTKKVFYKLAIFTVSVIVLMFFLVDKKNIENEDFSAYEYLITYHNSRNALDWWGEYAGVLPCADCEGIDTRITLNRDETFFLFWQYLSKSDSVFNYSGTFVWNESGSAIILGADNFPQHFQVGEGRLFLLDKDGKRIKGALEDKYILTKID; via the coding sequence ATGCAAACTAAAAAGGTTTTTTACAAACTTGCAATTTTTACTGTTTCGGTAATTGTGCTTATGTTTTTCTTAGTCGATAAAAAAAACATCGAAAACGAAGATTTTTCAGCTTACGAATACTTGATAACCTACCACAACTCACGCAACGCCTTGGATTGGTGGGGCGAATATGCGGGAGTTCTCCCCTGCGCCGACTGCGAAGGTATAGATACTCGAATTACGCTTAACAGAGACGAAACGTTTTTTCTGTTTTGGCAATATCTTTCAAAAAGCGACAGCGTTTTCAATTATTCGGGAACTTTTGTATGGAACGAAAGCGGCTCGGCTATAATCTTGGGCGCAGACAATTTCCCACAGCATTTTCAGGTCGGCGAAGGCAGATTGTTTTTACTCGATAAAGACGGAAAGAGAATAAAAGGCGCGCTCGAAGACAAATACATTTTAACAAAGATTGATTGA
- a CDS encoding branched-chain amino acid aminotransferase, whose product MPKQKIDWKNLGFSYMQTNSLVRIKFKNGKWGEIETLKDPIIPMHVAATCMHYGQAAFEGLKVFEMKNGDVAAFRPDENALRMQETAVRLLMEEVSTPLFLEAMKIAVKENLDWVPPYGTGASLYVRPLLVGAGPRIGVQPADEYDFYIMVVPVGPYYKNGITPIDCLIQTEYDRAAPGGIGHIKAAGNYAAALYSGEEGKKRQYPISLYLDSKEHKYIDEFGTSNFIGITKDKKYITPDSRSVLRSITNKSLMTLAKDLGITVEQRKIAVEELADFAEVGSVGTAAVITPIASITYGEKVYKFGETGVVGETLLKLYNQLQGIQYGDIEDKHGWMYKI is encoded by the coding sequence ATGCCTAAGCAAAAAATAGATTGGAAAAATTTGGGGTTTTCTTATATGCAGACAAATTCGCTTGTTCGCATAAAATTCAAAAACGGAAAATGGGGCGAAATCGAAACGCTGAAAGACCCGATAATTCCGATGCACGTAGCGGCTACCTGTATGCACTACGGACAGGCGGCTTTTGAAGGGCTGAAAGTTTTTGAAATGAAAAACGGAGATGTGGCGGCGTTTCGTCCCGACGAAAATGCTTTAAGAATGCAAGAAACTGCAGTAAGATTGCTTATGGAAGAGGTTTCTACGCCTTTGTTCTTGGAGGCTATGAAAATCGCTGTTAAGGAAAATCTTGATTGGGTGCCTCCTTACGGTACGGGCGCGAGTTTGTATGTTCGTCCTCTTTTGGTGGGGGCGGGACCGCGAATTGGCGTTCAACCCGCCGACGAATACGATTTTTATATTATGGTTGTTCCCGTTGGTCCCTATTACAAAAACGGAATTACGCCGATTGACTGCCTCATACAAACCGAATACGACAGAGCGGCTCCCGGCGGCATAGGACACATAAAAGCGGCTGGAAATTACGCGGCGGCTCTTTACAGCGGCGAAGAAGGCAAAAAAAGGCAGTACCCGATTTCGCTTTATCTCGACTCAAAAGAACACAAATACATTGACGAATTCGGCACATCTAATTTTATCGGCATTACCAAAGACAAAAAGTATATAACGCCCGATTCGCGTTCGGTGCTTCGCAGTATTACCAACAAATCGCTTATGACTTTGGCAAAAGATTTGGGAATAACGGTCGAGCAAAGAAAAATCGCGGTTGAAGAATTGGCGGATTTTGCAGAAGTCGGCTCGGTCGGAACCGCGGCGGTAATTACGCCTATTGCCTCGATTACTTACGGTGAAAAGGTGTATAAATTCGGCGAGACGGGCGTTGTAGGCGAAACGCTTCTTAAGTTATACAATCAACTGCAAGGCATCCAATACGGAGACATCGAGGATAAGCACGGATGGATGTATAAGATTTGA
- a CDS encoding 4Fe-4S binding protein — MNSSVFKIIRIAAAIFFLSSVSLLFLDFLGIQHRYLAWTSQIQLVPAILSLNVFFLLVILIMTLLLGRVYCSTICPLGVFQDIVSRITGIFKKDRFSYRPSQDMFVFLRFSILAIFVASLIFGIPVIVVNLEPYSIFGRGVSQISSPRMPVLAVAIISFLTIIIFAIKSGRGFCNTICPVGAFLALISKFAFLKPLAKEKCNGCGLCVGVCKTGCIDVLNKEVDYLRCISCGNCAVKCPKKATGFSIEFPSFVKKSPPKEAPINEEDNAPTDNSRRVFITSLTSIFALGFLTRAFGSENLQFDGGLAENKKAPVRDNPIIPPGAQNIRNFRRRCTACQRCVSLCPNNVLVPSSEISKFMQPHLSFERGFCRPECVRCSRVCPTGAIKPLTQAQKAKTQIGVAVFIKEFCINSIEGGRCARCAHRCPSNAITMVPQSEDSSRIKPEIDKTRCIGCGACEFYCPASPNRAIFVDGVDPHKTLGI, encoded by the coding sequence ATGAATTCGAGCGTATTTAAGATAATTCGGATTGCCGCGGCGATATTTTTTCTGTCGTCCGTGTCATTGTTGTTTTTGGATTTTTTGGGAATTCAACACAGATATTTGGCTTGGACTTCTCAAATTCAGTTAGTGCCCGCTATTTTATCGCTGAACGTTTTTTTCTTGCTCGTAATTTTAATAATGACCCTGCTTTTGGGGCGCGTTTATTGTTCTACCATTTGTCCGCTGGGCGTGTTTCAGGATATTGTTTCGCGAATTACAGGCATTTTCAAAAAAGATAGATTTTCGTATCGTCCGTCGCAGGATATGTTTGTGTTTTTGCGCTTTTCGATACTTGCAATATTTGTCGCTTCTTTGATTTTCGGCATTCCTGTAATTGTGGTAAACTTAGAGCCGTACAGTATTTTTGGGCGTGGCGTTTCGCAAATTTCGTCTCCGCGTATGCCGGTTCTTGCCGTCGCAATAATTTCTTTTTTGACGATTATAATTTTTGCGATAAAAAGCGGTCGCGGTTTTTGCAACACCATTTGTCCCGTCGGCGCGTTTTTGGCGCTTATTTCAAAATTTGCTTTTTTGAAGCCGCTCGCCAAAGAAAAATGCAACGGTTGCGGCTTGTGCGTGGGAGTTTGCAAAACGGGTTGCATAGACGTCTTAAATAAAGAAGTCGATTATCTGCGCTGTATTTCTTGCGGAAATTGCGCTGTAAAATGCCCTAAAAAAGCAACGGGATTTTCGATAGAATTTCCGAGTTTCGTAAAAAAATCGCCCCCCAAAGAAGCTCCGATAAACGAAGAAGACAACGCGCCGACAGACAATTCGCGCCGTGTTTTTATTACTTCGCTGACGTCAATTTTTGCTCTCGGATTTTTAACCCGCGCGTTTGGAAGTGAAAATCTTCAATTTGACGGCGGGCTTGCTGAAAATAAAAAAGCGCCCGTAAGAGATAATCCGATAATTCCGCCCGGCGCGCAAAATATTCGGAATTTCCGTCGTCGCTGTACGGCTTGTCAGCGGTGCGTTTCGCTTTGTCCGAATAATGTTCTTGTTCCGTCGAGCGAAATATCGAAATTTATGCAACCGCATTTGTCGTTTGAGCGCGGATTTTGCCGTCCGGAATGCGTAAGATGTTCGCGAGTTTGCCCGACAGGCGCGATAAAACCGCTGACCCAAGCCCAAAAAGCCAAAACGCAGATAGGGGTTGCCGTTTTTATAAAGGAATTCTGCATAAACTCTATCGAAGGCGGACGTTGCGCTCGTTGCGCGCACAGATGTCCGAGCAACGCAATAACTATGGTGCCTCAAAGCGAAGACAGTTCGCGAATAAAACCTGAGATAGACAAAACCCGTTGTATCGGTTGCGGCGCTTGCGAATTTTATTGCCCTGCTTCTCCCAATCGCGCAATTTTCGTGGATGGGGTTGACCCGCATAAAACGTTAGGTATATAA
- the gltA gene encoding NADPH-dependent glutamate synthase, which produces MVQILKKEQLSPTIFRLRLKAEKIAKKCKAGQFIIIRISADGERIPLTIADSNAQEGWIEIIVQAVGKSTKKLMEFTENDKINDLAGPLGNPTHVENFGRVLCVAGGLGAAPLFPIAKAMKNAGNEVVVIIGARNSDLLILENDYREFCDEVFIATDDGSAGIKGFGADIIQKLLDDGQKFDCSVVVGPPIMMKITSKLTIANGIKTYVSLNPIMIDGTGMCGGCRVSIDGHTKFACVDGPEFDASLVNWDELLNRLGSYAKVVEKSEAHACLLEKKVVPIKKTGGRIEMRCRDANERRRDWNEVNLGFSEEEAIKEAQRCIECKNPRCVEGCPVSINIPDFIRLVKRGEFAEALAVIKKTNALPAVCGRVCPQETQCEVLCVLGKKGEPVAIGALERFVADWNSENKTPNLPVYPKTSVRVAVIGSGPAGLSTAGYLAKHGVEVVVFEALHEVGGVLIYGIPEFRLPNAVVKAEIDELKQIGVKFETNFVVGKTATIDDLLEKDGFSAAFIGSGAGLPKFPKIKGINANGVYSANEYLTRVNLMHAWKADSNTPIIRGKKAAVLGGGNVAMDAVRVALRLGADEAHIIYRRSFDEMPARLEEIHHAQEEGVIFDILCDPKEIIVGDDGFVSGVKCIKCELGEPDESGRRRSVEIPDSEFIIECDVFIAAIGTSPNPIIAKTTENLDTGKHGTINAAEGGGRTSRPKIYAGGDIVTGAATVIMAMGAGIDAAKAILSDLGLE; this is translated from the coding sequence ATGGTACAAATATTAAAAAAAGAACAACTGTCCCCGACAATTTTCAGGCTTCGACTTAAAGCGGAAAAAATAGCTAAAAAATGCAAGGCGGGGCAATTCATTATAATACGCATTTCGGCGGACGGCGAAAGAATACCGCTGACCATAGCCGACTCAAACGCGCAAGAGGGCTGGATTGAGATTATAGTTCAGGCGGTCGGCAAATCCACAAAAAAGCTTATGGAATTTACCGAAAACGACAAAATTAACGACTTGGCGGGACCTCTGGGAAACCCAACGCACGTCGAAAACTTCGGCAGAGTGTTGTGCGTGGCGGGCGGTTTGGGCGCGGCGCCGCTCTTCCCCATAGCAAAAGCAATGAAAAATGCGGGCAATGAAGTTGTCGTCATAATCGGCGCCCGAAACAGCGACCTGCTCATACTCGAAAACGATTACCGCGAATTTTGCGACGAAGTCTTTATTGCAACCGACGACGGCTCAGCAGGAATAAAAGGCTTTGGCGCGGACATAATACAAAAATTGCTCGACGACGGACAAAAATTCGACTGCTCGGTAGTTGTAGGTCCTCCGATAATGATGAAAATCACCTCGAAACTGACAATAGCAAACGGAATAAAAACCTATGTTTCCTTAAACCCCATAATGATTGACGGAACAGGAATGTGCGGCGGTTGTCGGGTATCGATAGACGGACATACAAAATTCGCCTGCGTGGACGGTCCCGAATTCGACGCAAGTTTAGTGAATTGGGACGAACTGCTGAACCGTTTGGGCAGTTATGCAAAAGTCGTAGAAAAAAGCGAAGCGCACGCCTGCCTCTTAGAAAAAAAAGTCGTCCCCATAAAAAAAACAGGCGGACGAATTGAAATGCGATGCCGAGACGCCAACGAAAGACGACGAGATTGGAACGAGGTAAACTTAGGATTTTCGGAAGAAGAAGCAATAAAAGAAGCGCAAAGGTGCATTGAGTGCAAAAATCCGCGCTGCGTTGAAGGCTGTCCCGTATCTATAAATATTCCCGATTTTATCCGCTTGGTAAAACGCGGAGAATTTGCCGAAGCGCTTGCGGTAATAAAAAAAACGAACGCCCTGCCCGCGGTTTGCGGTCGCGTTTGCCCGCAAGAAACGCAATGCGAAGTCCTCTGCGTTTTAGGCAAAAAAGGCGAGCCCGTAGCAATCGGCGCACTGGAGCGATTTGTAGCCGACTGGAACAGCGAAAACAAAACGCCTAATTTGCCCGTTTATCCCAAAACGAGCGTTAGAGTCGCGGTAATCGGCTCAGGTCCCGCAGGACTTTCGACAGCCGGCTACTTGGCAAAACACGGCGTGGAAGTCGTCGTTTTTGAGGCGCTTCACGAAGTCGGGGGCGTTCTTATTTACGGCATTCCCGAATTTCGCTTGCCCAATGCGGTCGTTAAAGCGGAAATCGACGAACTAAAACAAATCGGCGTAAAATTCGAGACAAATTTTGTGGTCGGAAAAACGGCAACCATCGACGACTTATTAGAAAAAGACGGATTTTCGGCGGCATTTATAGGCTCGGGCGCAGGATTGCCTAAATTCCCGAAAATAAAAGGCATAAATGCAAACGGCGTTTACTCGGCAAACGAGTATTTGACCCGCGTAAACCTTATGCACGCGTGGAAAGCGGACAGCAACACTCCCATTATAAGAGGCAAAAAAGCGGCGGTTTTGGGCGGCGGAAACGTCGCGATGGACGCAGTTCGCGTAGCCTTGCGGCTCGGCGCGGACGAAGCGCATATTATATATAGAAGAAGTTTCGACGAAATGCCCGCCCGTTTAGAAGAAATCCACCACGCCCAGGAAGAAGGCGTAATTTTCGATATTTTATGCGACCCCAAAGAAATAATTGTCGGCGACGACGGTTTTGTAAGCGGCGTTAAGTGCATAAAATGTGAATTGGGCGAACCCGACGAAAGCGGAAGACGGCGTTCCGTCGAAATCCCCGACAGCGAATTCATAATAGAATGCGACGTATTTATCGCGGCAATAGGCACATCGCCCAACCCGATTATAGCCAAAACCACCGAAAACCTTGACACAGGCAAACACGGTACAATAAACGCGGCGGAAGGCGGCGGTCGAACATCAAGACCAAAAATTTACGCAGGCGGCGATATTGTAACAGGCGCCGCCACCGTAATAATGGCAATGGGCGCAGGAATAGACGCCGCAAAAGCAATTTTGTCAGATTTGGGATTGGAATAA